AGCCCTCGATCTCGGCGTACTCGGCCGAGGCGGGGCTGATCCCGCGATACGCCGAGAAGCAGAAGAGCGCGAGCACCACGGCCAGGCGCAGCGTGTTGCGTCGCAGACGGATGAGGCTGGGGCTCATGACAGGGCCTTTCGCGCACGGCGCAGGAGCGAGGGCTTGTTGGTCCGCGGCCGCGCGAGCATCCGGGCCGTGACGAAGAGGACGAGCACGAGCAGCAGCAACACGGCCGCCGCGCCGAACGCTCGCTGGACCTGGAGCTCGATGCCACTGCGAGCGGAGGTGAAGATGAACAGCGGCAGCGAGTTCATGACCCCGGTCGTGGGGTTGAGGTGGACGAACGTCGCGTTGCCCGAGGTGATCAGGACAGGCGCGGTCTCACCGACCCCGCGCGCGATCGCGAGGATCAACGCAGTTGCCAGACCGGGTCGGGCGGTCGGCAACACGACCCGCCACACCGTCGCCCACCGGCTCGCGCCCAGCGCGAACGACGCCTCGCGCATCGTGTTGGGAACCACGCGGAGCACCACGTCGGAGGCGCGCGCGATGATCGGCAGCATCATCACGGTGATCGCCAGACCGGCTGCCAGACCCGATCGCGGGAAGCCGAGCGCGATGATCCACACCGTGTAGATGAACAGGCCGGCGAGGATGTCGGGCAGCGCCGTCATGGCTTCGACGACGGTGCGGACGACCCGGGCGAACTTGCCGCCGATCTCGTTCATGTAGACCGCGGTGCCGACACCGAGCGGAAGCGCGATCGCGGAGGCGATGCCGAGCTCGATCAGCGAGCCGAGGACGGCGTGCAGGATGCCGCCCTTGCCGAGCGGGTCCTCCGCGCCCACCCCGGTCATGTCGTGGGTGAAGAAGTTGGTGTGGTGCAGCGCAGTCCATCCGCGCTTGAAGACGAACACGATGACCGAGCCGAGCGCGACGAGAACGATGACCGTGCCGGTCGCGACAAGCCAGCGGGCCACCCGATCGGCGATGGCGACGTTGCTGCCGATGACGGCGGTGCCGACCACCAGAATGGCGAGGTTCGCGAGCGCCGCGACGAACAGGAACCACGCAAGGCCGCTCACCGGCAGCAGCCGCTCGACCACCACCCAGGCGATCCCCAGCGCTCCGACACGGGCGCCCCAGGTCAGGAAGCGTTCGTCGGCGGGTAGCTGCCCGAGGTTGGCGCGTGGCGTCGACGGGACGTCCGCACTGGCCGCGGCGTACGCCGGCGACGCGGCGTGCGACATCGTGCTCATCAGGTTTCCGCCCCGGAGCGGCTGCGGTTGACGACGATCGCGGCGAGGGTGTTGACCAGCAGCGTGATGACGAACAGCACGAAGCCCGCGGTCAGCAGGGCGGAGAGCTGGATGCCCGTCGCCTCACCGAACTGGCTGGCGATGAGCGCCGAGACGGTGTCTGTGCCGATCTCGAGGATGTGGCCCTTGATGACGAACTCCGGGCTGACGATCAGCAGCACGGCGATCGTCTCGCCCAGCGCCCGACCGAGGGCGAGCATCGTCCCGCCGATGATGCCGCCCCTGCCGAAGGGCAGGACGACGGTGCGGATCATGCCCCACTTGGTCGATCCGAGCGCCAGCGCGCCTTCCTTCTCGCCCTCGGGCGTGAGCGCGAAGACCTGCCGCATGACCGCGCACGCCATCGGCATGACCATCATCGAGACCACCGCGCCCGCGATGAACGCGCTTGCCGTGTACCGGCTGATGTCCGGTACCGGGGCGTTGGGGTTGGCGTCGACGTGGAACGGCGGGAACCAGCCGAAGTTGCGTTGCAGGAAGACCGCGAAGTGGGAGGCGTGCGGCTCGATGAGGAAGAACCCCCACAGGCCGTAGACGATCGACGGCACCGCAGCCATCAGGTCGATGGCCGCGACCAGCGGCCCGCGCACCCGCGCGGGGGCGTACTCGGTGATGTACAGCGCGGTCGCGATGGCGAGCGGGAACGAGATGACCATCGCCACTGCGGCGACCTCGATCGTCCCGACCAGCACCGCGGCGATGCCCAGCGTGTCCGTGTCCGGGTTCCACGCCTGGGTCGTGAAGAACGACAAGCCGTAGTGGTGCAGCGTCGGCCAGCCTTGGTAGGCCAGGAAGACGCCGATGCCGCCCGTGATGAGAAGCACCGACGCGCCGATCGCCCGGAAGGTGTTGACGAAGACGGCATCCCGGCCGGTCGGCTTGCGGGACAGGCGGCGCGGCCCGTCCGAGCTCGGCCGGCCGCCCGCCTCGAGGAGGCTCGTCACCCGAAGCGGCCGTTCACGTAGTCCGACGTACGAGCGTCCTGCGGGCGCTCGAAGATGTCCTCGGTCGGCCCCGACTCCACGATCGCGCCAGGCGTGCCCTGCTCGGCCAGGAAGAACGCGCACTGCTGGGACACCCGGGCGGCCTGCTGCATGTTGTGCGTGACGATCACGATCGTGACCTGGTCGCGCAGCAACGCGATCGTCTCCTCGACCCGCCGCGTCGAGGTCGGGTCGAGCGCCGAGCACGGCTCGTCCATCAGCAGCACATCGGGGTTGACGGCGAGCGAGCGCGCGATGCACAGCCGCTGCTGCTGACCGCCCGACAGCGCCCCGCCGGGCTCGTCGAGCCGGTCCTTGACCTCAGCCCACAGCCCGCCCCGCTGGAGGCAGTCCTCGATGAGCGCGTCGCGCTCGGAACGAGAGATCTTCTGGCCGGTGAGCTTGAGCCCGGCGACGACGTTGCCGGCGATGCTCATCGCGGGGAACGGGTTCGGCTTCTGGAAGACCATGCCGATGCGGCGCCGGGTGTCGGTGATGCGCGCCTGCGGGGCGTAGATGTCCTCGCCGTTGAGGCGCACCTCACCCGCGAGCTTGGCGATCGCGACCTGCTCGTGCATCCGGTTGAGGATTCGCAGGAACGTCGACTTGCCGCAGCCGGACGGTCCGATCAAAGCGGTCACCGTGCCGGGGAGCATGGTCAGCGAGACCCGCTCCAGCACCTTGTTGTCGCCGAACCAGGCGGACACGTTCTCGGCGTCGAGTCGTGCCCCACTCACCGCCGTGTGCTCGGCTGGGGCTGCCTGCCCGGGCGCGGCGAGCGCCGGGGCCGACGCAGCGGGCTGCGTCACGTGAGGTGACTGGTGGGTGTGCTGCTCGGGGGCGTCGAGATCCTGGGTGAAGTGCACGCGAACCTCGCCCGGCGCGGCGACGCTCTGCTCGGGTGCCTGGATGTCGGTCATCTCGGTTGCCTCCGGCTGCTCGGTCACGCGGCGCCGTCCGGGAGCCGGGTCTCGGCGAGCTGCCAGACCGGCGGGGGATCGGCGTCAGAAAGGTCGGCGACCGCTGCGGCCGCGACGAAGGTGCTTGCGTTGTAGGTGCACTCGCGGTGTCGCGCGTAGCCGCGGCTCGAGGTCGCGACGGCGACGCCGTCGAGGCGCAGCCGCCAACCCCACGTACCGGTACGCGGGACGGTGAGCACGCTGACCTCGGCCTCGCCGACCCGCTCGCGCAACCGAGCCGCGTCGTCTCGCGCACTGGCGAGGTCGGGGAACACGCGACAGCTCCGGCCGAGCTCGCGGTGGTTGGCGCCGGTGAGACGCCAGGCGAACCACGAGCCGTCCACGTCCACCTCCCCGACGAAGTGCTGGTGCAAGTCAGGCCACACCGGGTGTGCAGCCGCCCCCTCCCCGACCCCCAGAACGAAGAGATAGCGCGGGACTTTCACGCGATCCCCTCCCGTTCCGTCGTACGAGGAACGCGCCCCCGCCCTGCCTCACAACGACACCCCACCTTCGGCGACGACCGGCACACCCCGGGGGAACTGCAGATGAGCGAAAGATGAACAACAGGCGCGATCTTGGGATTCGTGGGGCATCCTCGTTCGATGGCCACGACCACCGCGCACGCCGTCTCGCGTTTCGCCGATCTCGCCGGGCCGACGCACTACCTCGACTTCGGGGGGCCGGCCGACGCTCCGCTGCTGCTTCTCGTCCACGGGCTCGGCGGCGCGACGTGGAACTGGCTGGCCCTCGCGCCGCTGCTGCACGATCAGGTGCGGGTCATGGCGATCGACCTGGCCGGCCACGGCCTGTCGCCGGCCGCCGGGCGTCCGACCACGGTCGGCGGCAACCGGCGGTTGCTCGACCGGTTCATCCGTGAGGTGGTCGGCGAGCCGGTGGTGCTCGTCGGCAACTCGATGGGCGGGATGATCACGATCCTGGAAGCGAGCAGCTGCCCCGACCAGGTGCTCGGCGCCGTCCTCGTGGACCCGGCGCTGCCACGGCCGCTGCTGTCGCGCGGTGACGCCCGGGTGGCGGCGCAGTTCGCCGTGATGTCACTCCCGCTGCTGGGCGAAGCGGCCTACCTGCGGCGGCGGGCCCGCTACTCGGCCGAGCACCACATCCGGCAGACGCTGCGGCTGTGCACGGTGGACGTGAGTCGGGTGTCCGACGAGGTGATCGCAGCCGGGGTCAGCGTCATCGAACAGCGAGACGCCGACCAGTTCCCGCCGTCTGACGTCACTACGGCGGGTCGCTCCGTCGTACTGCGAGTCAGCCGCGCCCGTGAGCTGCGACGCGCGATGGCTCGCATCACCGCTCCGGTGCTGCTGCTGCACGGCGCCAAGGACCGGCTGGTGCCGGTCGCGTCGGCGCGGCAGGCCGCCGAGGCGTTCCCGGCGTGGCGGCTCGGCGTTGCCGACGACGTCGGACACGTGCCGATGATGGAGGCGCCGCAGTGGACGGCGGGCCAGATCCTGCACTGGCTTCGCGAGGACGCCGACCTCCTTCACTAGAAGTTCGGCCGGGTCAGCCACAATCGCGGCATGACCGGGATCAGCAGCAGCGGACCGACCCGTCGGCAAGTCCTCGCCGGCGGCACCGCCGCCGCGATGGCAGCGATGTCGATGCGTTTCGGTCGCCTCGTCGACGACGCGTTCGCGGCCGAGCCGACGAAACACGCACCGCTGTCCGACATCGAGCACGTGATCTTCCTGATGATGGAGAACCGCTCGTTCGACCACTACTTCGGGACCTACCCGGGGGTTCGTGGCTTCAACGACCCGCACGCCATCCTTGGCGTCTTCCATCAGCGCGGCTATCGCGCCGGCCACGGGGTCGACCCGCACGGCCGGCTCTATCCGTTCCACCTCGACACGAAGAACCTCGCGAGCTTCGCGGAGTGCGTCGACGACATCACCCACGACTGGGCGCCGCAGCACCAGTCCTGGAACAACGGCAAGATGGACGGCTTCCTCTCCGCTCACCTCGCTGCCAACGGCGCGCAGCATGGCCCGCTGACGATGGGCTACTACGAGCGCGAGGACATCCCG
This genomic interval from Mycobacteriales bacterium contains the following:
- the pstC gene encoding phosphate ABC transporter permease subunit PstC, encoding MTSLLEAGGRPSSDGPRRLSRKPTGRDAVFVNTFRAIGASVLLITGGIGVFLAYQGWPTLHHYGLSFFTTQAWNPDTDTLGIAAVLVGTIEVAAVAMVISFPLAIATALYITEYAPARVRGPLVAAIDLMAAVPSIVYGLWGFFLIEPHASHFAVFLQRNFGWFPPFHVDANPNAPVPDISRYTASAFIAGAVVSMMVMPMACAVMRQVFALTPEGEKEGALALGSTKWGMIRTVVLPFGRGGIIGGTMLALGRALGETIAVLLIVSPEFVIKGHILEIGTDTVSALIASQFGEATGIQLSALLTAGFVLFVITLLVNTLAAIVVNRSRSGAET
- a CDS encoding alpha/beta hydrolase, which translates into the protein MATTTAHAVSRFADLAGPTHYLDFGGPADAPLLLLVHGLGGATWNWLALAPLLHDQVRVMAIDLAGHGLSPAAGRPTTVGGNRRLLDRFIREVVGEPVVLVGNSMGGMITILEASSCPDQVLGAVLVDPALPRPLLSRGDARVAAQFAVMSLPLLGEAAYLRRRARYSAEHHIRQTLRLCTVDVSRVSDEVIAAGVSVIEQRDADQFPPSDVTTAGRSVVLRVSRARELRRAMARITAPVLLLHGAKDRLVPVASARQAAEAFPAWRLGVADDVGHVPMMEAPQWTAGQILHWLREDADLLH
- a CDS encoding phosphate ABC transporter ATP-binding protein, whose protein sequence is MSGARLDAENVSAWFGDNKVLERVSLTMLPGTVTALIGPSGCGKSTFLRILNRMHEQVAIAKLAGEVRLNGEDIYAPQARITDTRRRIGMVFQKPNPFPAMSIAGNVVAGLKLTGQKISRSERDALIEDCLQRGGLWAEVKDRLDEPGGALSGGQQQRLCIARSLAVNPDVLLMDEPCSALDPTSTRRVEETIALLRDQVTIVIVTHNMQQAARVSQQCAFFLAEQGTPGAIVESGPTEDIFERPQDARTSDYVNGRFG
- the pstA gene encoding phosphate ABC transporter permease PstA — protein: MSTMSHAASPAYAAASADVPSTPRANLGQLPADERFLTWGARVGALGIAWVVVERLLPVSGLAWFLFVAALANLAILVVGTAVIGSNVAIADRVARWLVATGTVIVLVALGSVIVFVFKRGWTALHHTNFFTHDMTGVGAEDPLGKGGILHAVLGSLIELGIASAIALPLGVGTAVYMNEIGGKFARVVRTVVEAMTALPDILAGLFIYTVWIIALGFPRSGLAAGLAITVMMLPIIARASDVVLRVVPNTMREASFALGASRWATVWRVVLPTARPGLATALILAIARGVGETAPVLITSGNATFVHLNPTTGVMNSLPLFIFTSARSGIELQVQRAFGAAAVLLLLVLVLFVTARMLARPRTNKPSLLRRARKALS